In Aspergillus flavus chromosome 3, complete sequence, one genomic interval encodes:
- a CDS encoding histone H4.2 (H42_EMENI histone H4.2) translates to MSGRGKGGKGLGKGGAKRHRKILRDNIQGITKPAIRRLARRGGVKRISAMIYEETRGVLKSFLESVIRDAVTYTEHAKRKTVTSLDVVYALKRQGRTLYGFGG, encoded by the exons ATGTCTGGAC GTGGCAAAGGTGGTAAGGGCCTCGGAAAGGGTGGCGCCAAGCGTCACCGCAAGATCTTGCGTGACAACATCCAGGGTATCACCAAGCCCGCCATCCGTCGTCTCGCTCGCCGTGGTGGTGTCAAGCGTATCTCCGCCATGATCTACGAGGAGACTCGTGGTGTTCTCAAGTCCTTCCTTGAGTCCGTCATTCGTGATGCCGTTACCTACACCGAGCACGCCAAGCGTAAGACCGTCACCTCGCTGGACGTGGTCTACGCCCTCAAGCGCCAGGGCCGTACCCTCTACGGTTTCGGTGGCTAA